A window from Tenacibaculum singaporense encodes these proteins:
- a CDS encoding SAM-dependent methyltransferase: MNETITALDIKEKVSTLLKDSIEQSEIENLINEIHTYFKELTQLTGFDNHIEHLAAITTSKGKALGLNHAAQCLLDYKRTVKFLKAMVIAIQEKQQNHPNETIHVFYAGCGPYAPFITLIAPLFSPEEVQFSLLEINDKSLEYAKILIKKLELSDYITNYYAADAVTFKIPEAKKYHILFSETLDALLYRECYVPILFNLLPQLSEDIAVIPENVLIKMSLSIDPIADSKHITEEIDTIIDVRKAIALNTIDTIAPSQLPNKKIAVKSLNIEQYNYLILDTLVHVYGNIWLTRNESSLTIPLEMGIEHPFHFNSIIYTYQMDPSIELKYSLEK; encoded by the coding sequence ATGAACGAAACTATAACGGCTTTAGATATTAAAGAAAAAGTATCTACTTTACTTAAAGACTCTATTGAACAATCTGAAATTGAAAATTTAATAAACGAAATACATACTTACTTTAAAGAATTAACTCAACTCACTGGATTTGACAATCATATAGAGCACTTAGCAGCTATAACAACTTCAAAAGGAAAAGCTTTAGGATTAAACCATGCTGCACAATGTTTGTTAGATTATAAACGAACTGTGAAGTTTTTAAAAGCTATGGTGATAGCGATTCAAGAAAAACAACAAAATCATCCTAATGAAACAATTCATGTTTTTTATGCTGGTTGCGGACCGTATGCTCCGTTTATTACTCTAATTGCTCCGCTTTTTAGTCCTGAAGAAGTACAGTTTTCTTTACTAGAAATTAATGATAAGTCTCTAGAATATGCGAAAATCCTTATTAAAAAACTGGAGCTTTCTGATTATATAACAAATTACTATGCTGCTGATGCTGTTACTTTCAAAATTCCTGAAGCTAAAAAGTACCATATACTGTTTAGTGAAACATTAGATGCCTTGTTATACAGAGAGTGTTATGTTCCTATTTTATTTAATTTACTACCTCAACTATCAGAGGATATCGCTGTAATTCCAGAAAATGTGTTAATAAAAATGAGTTTATCAATTGACCCAATTGCTGATTCCAAGCACATAACTGAAGAAATTGACACTATTATTGATGTTAGGAAAGCCATCGCATTAAATACAATAGACACAATAGCTCCTAGTCAACTTCCAAATAAAAAAATAGCTGTAAAATCGTTAAACATTGAACAGTACAATTACTTAATATTGGATACATTGGTACATGTTTATGGTAATATTTGGCTAACAAGAAATGAGTCTTCTTTAACAATTCCTCTTGAAATGGGGATTGAGCATCCTTTTCACTTTAATTCAATTATTTACACTTATCAAATGGATCCAAGCATTGAGCTAAAATACTCTTTAGAAAAGTAG
- a CDS encoding porin family protein: protein MILCIIAFSGVKAQQVKFGVKAGLNVATIHGDNLNTDSKLGLHAGGLVELKLSDSFSIQPEVLYSQMGTENDANKLKIDYISLPVMAKYYIIDGFSLEVGPQISFLVDDVVKTNDGGSLDPDLENYDLSANIGLGYQFKQGLFVQTRYNLGITAIQENPDIKNGSFQISVGYQF from the coding sequence GTGATTTTATGTATAATCGCATTTTCAGGAGTTAAAGCACAACAAGTTAAATTTGGAGTTAAAGCAGGATTGAATGTTGCTACAATCCATGGGGATAACTTAAATACCGATTCGAAATTGGGACTTCATGCAGGGGGATTAGTGGAATTGAAGTTATCAGATTCATTTTCTATTCAACCAGAAGTTTTGTACTCACAAATGGGTACAGAAAACGATGCTAATAAATTAAAAATAGATTATATTTCGTTACCAGTCATGGCTAAATATTATATTATTGATGGTTTTTCTCTTGAGGTAGGCCCTCAAATATCATTTTTAGTAGATGATGTTGTAAAAACAAATGATGGTGGAAGCTTAGATCCAGATTTAGAAAACTATGATTTGAGCGCAAATATTGGATTAGGTTACCAGTTTAAACAAGGTTTATTTGTGCAAACACGATATAATTTAGGAATAACGGCTATTCAAGAAAATCCAGATATTAAAAATGGTTCCTTTCAAATTTCTGTTGGATATCAGTTTTAA
- a CDS encoding DUF2911 domain-containing protein, whose translation MKKSILSIIVFAVALMFSNEVAAQKFANLDKSPMDAAAYPSSYRISDKTVKVVYSRPQLKGRSLSKLAPMGKVWRTGANEAAEITFYKDVTFGDKKVKAGTYTLFTIPGEKEWTLILNTAKNVWGSYFYSESEDVARVTAPTSKSDETIEAFSIVFEGEGDTFNMYIGWDNVIVTVPVKG comes from the coding sequence ATGAAAAAATCAATTTTATCAATTATTGTATTTGCTGTAGCCCTAATGTTTTCAAATGAAGTAGCAGCTCAGAAATTCGCAAACTTAGATAAAAGTCCAATGGATGCAGCTGCTTACCCAAGCAGTTACAGAATTTCAGATAAGACAGTAAAAGTTGTTTATAGTCGTCCACAATTAAAAGGAAGATCGTTATCAAAATTAGCTCCTATGGGAAAAGTATGGAGAACAGGAGCAAACGAAGCAGCTGAAATTACATTTTATAAAGATGTAACTTTTGGAGATAAAAAAGTAAAAGCAGGAACATATACATTATTTACCATTCCAGGAGAAAAAGAGTGGACCCTTATTTTAAATACAGCCAAAAATGTTTGGGGGTCTTACTTTTATAGTGAAAGTGAAGATGTAGCTAGAGTTACAGCTCCTACTTCTAAATCAGATGAAACAATCGAAGCTTTTTCTATTGTTTTTGAAGGAGAAGGTGATACTTTCAATATGTATATCGGATGGGATAACGTTATTGTTACTGTCCCTGTAAAAGGATAA
- a CDS encoding ABC transporter permease subunit gives MIKIITYCFFDLVRSRWSYVYFSFYLLLSFALLFLNNDTSKAVISLMNIITVLTPLIGTIFGVMYYYNSREFIELLLSQPIKRSHIFIGQYLGVAISLSLSLILGLGIPFLLYGVLQGATSNFLMLLTVGSFLTFIFVALAYNIALTHENKIKGFGYAILVWLLMAVIYDGVFLISLVMFQEYPLDNASLIATAFNPIDLSRILILLKLDISALLGYTGAVFKSFFGTSLGLITSLFVLVLWVVIPIFFIYRKAQRKDF, from the coding sequence ATGATTAAAATTATAACCTACTGTTTTTTCGATTTGGTGAGAAGTAGATGGAGTTATGTGTACTTCAGCTTTTATTTATTACTAAGTTTTGCATTACTGTTTTTAAACAACGATACCTCAAAAGCGGTAATTTCATTAATGAATATTATAACTGTATTAACACCACTAATAGGAACTATATTCGGAGTAATGTATTATTACAATTCACGAGAGTTTATAGAATTACTCTTGTCTCAGCCTATAAAAAGATCGCATATTTTCATTGGACAATATTTAGGGGTCGCAATTTCGTTAAGCTTGAGTTTAATTTTAGGTTTAGGAATTCCGTTTTTATTATACGGAGTGTTGCAAGGTGCTACCTCTAATTTTTTAATGTTACTAACTGTAGGAAGTTTTTTAACATTCATATTTGTAGCATTGGCATATAACATCGCCTTAACACACGAAAATAAAATCAAAGGTTTTGGGTATGCTATATTAGTATGGTTGCTAATGGCGGTTATTTATGATGGTGTATTCCTCATATCTTTAGTAATGTTTCAAGAATATCCGCTAGATAATGCATCACTTATAGCTACAGCCTTTAACCCAATAGATTTATCAAGAATTCTCATATTATTAAAATTAGATATATCTGCATTGTTAGGATATACGGGAGCAGTTTTTAAAAGCTTCTTTGGAACATCTTTGGGGTTAATAACATCACTATTTGTTTTAGTACTATGGGTAGTAATTCCAATATTCTTTATTTATAGAAAAGCACAACGAAAGGATTTTTAA
- a CDS encoding ABC transporter ATP-binding protein: MIEISNICKKFGKVQVLDQLDLTINTQGIFAILGPNGSGKTTLIKSILGMVLLDKGDIKINGKSVLQQFEYKKEISYLPQIANFPNNNTVSELIKLIKNLRPKSTNEQELIERFGLAPFLDKKLGNLSGGTKQKVNIVLTFMFDNDLIILDEPTTGLDPISLITLKKLIEEEKERGKTILITSHIMSFVEEIADEIVFLLDGEIYFKGSKEELYNKTNEQNLEQAIANLLLVNHD, from the coding sequence ATGATAGAAATTAGTAATATATGTAAAAAGTTTGGCAAGGTTCAGGTACTAGATCAGCTAGATTTAACAATAAATACTCAAGGTATTTTTGCAATATTAGGGCCAAATGGATCTGGTAAAACCACCTTAATAAAAAGTATTTTAGGAATGGTTTTATTAGATAAAGGAGATATAAAAATAAACGGAAAGTCTGTTTTACAACAGTTTGAGTATAAAAAAGAAATAAGTTACTTACCTCAAATAGCAAATTTCCCAAATAACAATACAGTTAGCGAGTTAATAAAACTTATAAAAAACTTACGTCCAAAATCAACTAATGAACAAGAGTTAATAGAAAGGTTTGGATTAGCTCCTTTTTTAGATAAAAAATTAGGAAACCTATCGGGAGGAACTAAACAAAAAGTAAATATAGTATTAACTTTTATGTTTGATAATGATCTTATTATTTTAGATGAACCTACCACTGGTTTAGATCCTATATCGCTCATTACATTAAAAAAATTAATAGAAGAAGAAAAAGAAAGAGGAAAAACAATATTAATAACCTCACACATAATGAGTTTTGTTGAAGAAATAGCAGATGAAATAGTTTTTTTGTTAGACGGAGAAATTTACTTTAAAGGCAGTAAAGAGGAGCTGTATAACAAAACGAATGAACAAAATTTAGAACAAGCCATAGCTAACTTACTATTAGTAAATCATGATTAA
- a CDS encoding nitrous oxide reductase family maturation protein NosD — MRLLISFFLLAITSNGFCQQTIQKMIDAAQKHDTIIVKENVYKEHDITITKPITILGKKNVVIDAEAKGYVFKVLADSVTIKNISAKNVGKSYTKDFAAIYISRSDHITIEDVTLTNVFFGLLIEKSKNIRIRNNYISSKATTEAGTGNGIHLWHCSNAEIEQNELHSLRDGIYFEFVKNSVVKNNHSHHNLRYGLHFMFSNNNEYLQNTFNNNGAGVAVMFSKYIKMTRNKFLKNWGTASYGLLLKEIYDAEIIHNEFSENTIAINLEGATRINYVNNTFSNNGWALKVAGACYKNVFKKNNFLNNSFDVSYNSKLNDNSFKGNYWSSYTGYDLDKNGIGDVPYRPVKLFSYIVNKTPEAIILLRSLFVDIINFSEKVTPVFTPKNLVDEAPLMQKVL; from the coding sequence ATGAGATTACTAATATCATTTTTTTTACTAGCTATAACCAGTAACGGATTTTGTCAGCAAACCATTCAGAAAATGATTGATGCAGCACAAAAGCACGATACTATAATTGTAAAAGAAAATGTGTATAAAGAGCATGACATAACAATTACAAAACCGATAACTATTTTAGGAAAAAAGAATGTAGTAATCGACGCTGAAGCTAAAGGATATGTTTTTAAAGTTTTAGCCGATTCGGTAACTATAAAAAATATCTCAGCAAAAAATGTAGGGAAAAGTTATACCAAAGATTTTGCCGCCATATATATATCAAGAAGTGATCACATAACCATAGAAGATGTAACCCTTACAAATGTGTTTTTTGGCTTGTTGATTGAAAAAAGTAAAAATATAAGAATACGAAATAATTATATTTCGAGTAAAGCAACAACTGAGGCAGGAACAGGGAATGGAATTCATCTTTGGCATTGTTCTAATGCAGAAATAGAACAAAACGAGTTACACAGTTTACGAGACGGGATTTATTTTGAATTTGTAAAAAATAGCGTTGTTAAGAATAACCATAGCCATCATAATTTACGATATGGTTTGCACTTTATGTTTTCAAATAACAATGAGTACTTACAGAATACCTTTAATAATAATGGAGCAGGAGTTGCAGTAATGTTTTCAAAATACATAAAAATGACCCGTAACAAGTTTCTGAAAAACTGGGGAACCGCGTCATACGGATTGTTGTTAAAAGAAATTTATGATGCTGAAATTATTCATAACGAATTTTCAGAAAACACCATAGCTATTAACCTCGAAGGAGCTACGCGAATAAATTATGTTAACAATACATTTAGCAATAATGGTTGGGCATTAAAAGTGGCAGGAGCATGTTACAAAAACGTATTTAAAAAGAATAATTTTTTAAACAATTCATTCGATGTTTCCTACAATAGTAAGTTAAACGATAATAGCTTTAAAGGGAATTATTGGAGTTCATATACAGGTTATGATTTAGATAAAAACGGGATAGGAGATGTGCCTTATCGTCCTGTAAAACTATTTTCATACATCGTAAATAAAACCCCAGAAGCAATAATTTTATTAAGAAGCTTATTTGTAGATATTATCAATTTTTCCGAAAAAGTAACTCCTGTTTTTACACCTAAAAACTTGGTAGATGAGGCACCACTAATGCAGAAAGTATTATGA
- a CDS encoding nitrous oxide reductase accessory protein NosL, with translation MKATLMFFYGCMTVLLLSCKIAPKEIQYGTDMCHSCQMTIVEKTHASEIVTKKGRAYKYDAIECMLQDLDKRDVSKIELFLVTDYSNPATLIKAKEATFLVSKEIKSPMGANLSAFANKEAINVPGEQFNWDEINDYIK, from the coding sequence ATGAAAGCAACTTTAATGTTTTTTTATGGATGTATGACGGTGTTGTTACTTTCATGTAAAATAGCACCCAAAGAAATTCAGTATGGTACAGATATGTGTCACTCTTGCCAAATGACAATAGTTGAAAAAACACATGCGTCTGAAATTGTTACTAAAAAAGGAAGAGCTTATAAGTACGATGCTATTGAATGTATGTTACAAGATTTAGACAAAAGAGATGTAAGTAAAATTGAGTTGTTTTTAGTAACAGATTATTCGAACCCTGCAACACTTATAAAAGCAAAAGAAGCTACCTTTTTAGTAAGTAAAGAAATAAAAAGCCCTATGGGGGCCAATCTATCGGCCTTTGCAAATAAAGAAGCTATTAATGTGCCTGGAGAGCAATTTAATTGGGATGAAATCAACGATTATATAAAATAA
- the nosZ gene encoding Sec-dependent nitrous-oxide reductase: MKNIIKSTLLLVATSLFFIGCGNNGGKEQKKGGALENNVAEKVYVAPGEHDSHYAFISGGYSGNLTVYGLPSGRMFKEIPVFSQFPTSGYGYSEETKPMLNTSHGFIPWGDSHHPDISQTNGEIDGRFIFINENNTPRIAKIDLRTFETTEIIEVPNSAGNHSSSFVTENTEYVVAGTRFSVPVPQRDMPIKEYKGNFQGALSFISVEPEHGHMDIKFQILMPGFNYDLSHPGRGASHGWFFFSTYNTEEASTLLEVNASQNDKDFIAAVNWKKIEEYVNNGGGTMMPAEYAHNVYDEVTHTATSTMKKEVRVVNPSEVPGAVYLLPTPKSPHGCDVDPTGEYIIGNGKLSANLTVHSFTKMLDAIENKKFAGDAYGIPILNFEDVLAGSVEQPGLGPLHTEFDDKGNAYTTFFISSEVVKWKLGTWEVLDRKPTYYSVGHLTIPGGNSRKPQGKYMFAMNKITKDRYLPTGPELEHSAQLYDISGDKMELLLDFPTHGEPHYAAAMEADLIKKRSRKIYKLEENNHPYAAKSDADVKVVRKGNEVHIYMTTIRSHFSPDNIEGIKVGDKVYFHITNLEQDFDVPHGFAVIGQNTSELLIMPGQTKTSVWEPTKVGVWPFYCTDFCSALHQEMQGYIRVSPKDSPIKLSWSLDGE; encoded by the coding sequence ATGAAAAACATTATAAAGAGTACCTTATTGTTAGTTGCAACTTCCCTATTTTTTATAGGCTGTGGCAATAACGGAGGTAAAGAGCAGAAAAAAGGAGGGGCATTGGAGAATAATGTTGCCGAAAAAGTATATGTGGCTCCAGGAGAACACGATTCACATTACGCCTTTATCTCTGGAGGATACAGTGGAAACTTAACCGTTTACGGTTTGCCATCGGGTAGAATGTTTAAAGAAATTCCTGTGTTTTCGCAATTCCCAACTTCTGGATATGGATATTCAGAAGAAACAAAACCCATGTTGAATACCTCACACGGATTTATACCATGGGGAGATTCTCATCACCCAGATATTTCTCAAACCAATGGGGAAATTGATGGACGATTTATTTTTATTAATGAAAATAACACACCAAGAATCGCAAAGATTGATTTAAGAACTTTTGAAACCACAGAGATTATTGAGGTGCCAAATAGTGCAGGTAACCACAGTTCGTCTTTTGTAACAGAAAATACAGAGTATGTAGTAGCTGGTACACGTTTTTCAGTTCCAGTTCCGCAACGCGATATGCCAATTAAAGAGTACAAAGGAAACTTTCAAGGAGCCTTATCGTTTATTAGTGTAGAGCCAGAGCATGGGCATATGGATATTAAATTTCAAATTTTAATGCCAGGTTTTAATTATGATTTATCGCACCCTGGACGTGGAGCATCTCATGGTTGGTTCTTCTTCTCTACATATAATACAGAAGAGGCTAGTACATTATTAGAAGTAAATGCCTCACAAAATGATAAAGATTTTATTGCAGCTGTTAATTGGAAAAAAATTGAAGAGTATGTAAATAATGGAGGAGGTACAATGATGCCAGCAGAATATGCACATAACGTTTATGATGAGGTAACACATACTGCAACTTCTACAATGAAAAAAGAAGTTAGAGTTGTTAATCCATCTGAAGTTCCAGGAGCAGTGTATTTATTGCCTACTCCAAAGTCACCTCATGGTTGTGATGTTGACCCTACTGGTGAATATATTATAGGTAATGGTAAATTATCTGCGAATTTAACAGTGCATTCATTTACAAAAATGTTAGATGCTATCGAGAACAAAAAGTTTGCTGGTGATGCTTATGGAATTCCAATTTTAAATTTTGAAGATGTTTTGGCCGGTTCTGTTGAGCAGCCTGGATTAGGTCCTTTACACACAGAGTTTGATGATAAAGGTAATGCTTACACGACGTTCTTTATTTCTTCAGAAGTTGTAAAATGGAAATTAGGCACTTGGGAAGTGTTAGACAGAAAGCCAACATATTATTCTGTAGGGCATTTAACTATTCCTGGAGGTAACTCCAGAAAACCGCAAGGTAAATATATGTTTGCCATGAATAAGATTACAAAAGACCGTTATTTGCCAACTGGCCCAGAATTAGAGCACAGTGCACAGTTGTATGATATTTCTGGAGATAAGATGGAACTATTATTAGATTTTCCAACCCATGGAGAGCCACATTATGCTGCAGCTATGGAAGCAGATTTAATTAAGAAGCGTTCTAGAAAAATATATAAACTGGAAGAGAATAACCATCCTTATGCAGCAAAATCTGACGCAGATGTTAAAGTGGTACGAAAAGGTAACGAAGTGCATATTTATATGACAACCATTAGAAGCCACTTCTCTCCAGATAATATTGAAGGGATAAAAGTAGGCGATAAAGTATATTTCCACATAACCAATTTAGAACAGGATTTTGATGTGCCTCATGGATTTGCAGTAATCGGGCAAAACACATCTGAATTATTAATTATGCCAGGACAAACTAAAACGTCAGTTTGGGAACCTACAAAAGTAGGAGTTTGGCCATTTTATTGTACCGATTTCTGTTCAGCTTTACACCAAGAAATGCAAGGATATATTAGAGTATCTCCTAAAGATTCTCCTATAAAATTAAGTTGGTCTTTAGACGGTGAATAG
- a CDS encoding c-type cytochrome gives MKHTHKLLILMFSFVLFSCGNDKKNNQVDYSSKKAPVKKEVQKEKPKEAPAVKKEAMANVDLSNKGIGPVKSLDISGAIDQKLADEGKELFKNKCSACHRTNRKFIGPNPTGVFDRRSPEWVMNMIINPEEMLKKDPIAKALLIEYNGSPMANQNVSEKEARAIVEYFRTLK, from the coding sequence ATGAAACACACGCATAAACTATTAATACTAATGTTCTCTTTTGTATTGTTTTCATGCGGAAATGATAAAAAGAATAACCAAGTAGATTATTCATCTAAAAAAGCACCGGTAAAAAAAGAGGTGCAAAAGGAAAAACCTAAAGAGGCCCCTGCTGTAAAAAAAGAAGCTATGGCTAATGTAGATTTATCTAATAAAGGAATAGGGCCAGTAAAGTCGCTAGATATATCTGGTGCGATTGATCAAAAATTAGCGGATGAAGGTAAAGAGTTATTTAAAAACAAATGTTCGGCATGTCACAGAACGAATAGAAAATTTATAGGACCAAATCCGACAGGAGTATTTGATAGAAGATCACCAGAATGGGTAATGAACATGATTATTAATCCAGAAGAAATGCTTAAAAAAGATCCAATAGCAAAAGCATTATTAATAGAGTATAACGGCTCGCCAATGGCAAATCAAAACGTTAGTGAAAAAGAAGCCAGAGCAATCGTAGAATATTTTAGAACTTTAAAATAA
- a CDS encoding fasciclin domain-containing protein: protein MKAFKIIYLVALFLFFSCKKENSNSNSVNTTSIEKKEVVKPQGQASFEDEVSDPNALQKAKSIVDFSTLVTAIEAAGVQDAIVNAGPLTIFAPLNTAFEKLPANTVEDLLKPANKSKLAFVLKNHVAPANFPLEQLKKEAKKGRKLYMASGNYMQVENKEGKIYVDGVEVIQTVKVSNGWIHVIDQVLVP, encoded by the coding sequence ATGAAAGCATTTAAAATAATTTATTTAGTTGCATTGTTCTTGTTTTTTTCTTGTAAGAAGGAGAATAGCAATTCAAATAGTGTCAATACGACTTCAATAGAAAAAAAAGAAGTAGTAAAGCCTCAAGGGCAAGCATCTTTTGAAGACGAGGTTTCCGATCCTAATGCATTACAGAAAGCAAAAAGCATAGTAGATTTTTCAACACTAGTAACAGCTATTGAGGCTGCAGGAGTACAAGATGCAATTGTAAATGCTGGTCCGTTAACCATTTTTGCTCCGTTAAACACAGCATTTGAAAAGTTGCCAGCAAATACAGTAGAAGATTTACTAAAGCCAGCAAATAAATCAAAATTAGCTTTTGTTTTAAAAAATCATGTTGCCCCAGCAAATTTTCCTTTGGAACAGTTAAAGAAAGAAGCTAAAAAAGGGAGAAAATTATATATGGCATCTGGTAATTACATGCAGGTAGAAAATAAGGAAGGAAAAATTTATGTAGATGGAGTAGAAGTTATTCAAACAGTAAAAGTAAGTAATGGATGGATACATGTTATCGATCAAGTTTTAGTACCGTAA
- the tyrS gene encoding tyrosine--tRNA ligase, producing MTKNLVEELQWRGMIHDIMPGTEEQLQKEMTSVYIGFDPTADSLHIGSLVPIILLVHIEKAGHQPVALVGGATGMIGDPTGKSDERNLLNEEALAKNVAGLKRTLGRFLDFDNGAKNSPLLVNNYDWMKDFSFIEFVRDVGKRITVNYMMAKDSVKKRITGEAGNGMSFTEFTYQLIQGYDFYHLYKTLNCKLQMGGSDQWGNITTGTELVRRMTPGEDAKAFAATCPLITKADGSKFGKSEGGNVWLDADKTSVYKFYQFWLNTSDEDAEKYIKIFTFLDKETINALIAEHKEAPHQRVLQKKLAEEVTIFVHSKEELDKAIAASSILFGKSTADDLKNLDEQTFLDVFDGVPQAEVTSEDIAGGLDMIAALAAKTGFLKSNGDARRALKENSISVNKEKVSEDFVITSKDLIADKYVLLQRGKKNYFLLKVA from the coding sequence ATGACCAAGAATTTAGTAGAAGAATTACAATGGCGTGGAATGATTCACGACATTATGCCAGGAACCGAAGAACAACTTCAAAAAGAAATGACATCGGTTTATATTGGCTTTGATCCAACTGCAGATTCGTTACACATTGGTAGTTTAGTTCCAATTATTTTACTAGTTCACATTGAAAAAGCAGGGCATCAACCAGTAGCTTTAGTAGGAGGTGCAACAGGTATGATCGGTGATCCTACAGGAAAATCAGATGAGCGTAATTTATTAAATGAAGAAGCTTTAGCTAAAAACGTAGCAGGTTTAAAAAGAACATTAGGTCGCTTTTTAGACTTTGATAACGGAGCTAAAAATTCCCCTTTATTAGTAAACAATTACGATTGGATGAAGGACTTTTCATTTATTGAATTTGTACGTGATGTTGGTAAGAGAATCACTGTAAACTACATGATGGCAAAAGATTCTGTAAAAAAACGTATTACAGGAGAAGCGGGTAACGGAATGAGCTTTACAGAGTTTACGTATCAATTAATTCAAGGGTATGATTTCTATCACTTATATAAAACCTTAAACTGTAAATTACAAATGGGAGGTTCTGACCAATGGGGAAATATTACCACAGGTACAGAACTAGTTCGTAGAATGACACCTGGTGAAGATGCAAAAGCATTTGCAGCTACTTGCCCATTAATTACAAAAGCTGACGGTTCTAAATTTGGAAAGTCTGAAGGAGGAAATGTTTGGTTAGATGCAGATAAAACATCAGTTTACAAGTTTTACCAATTTTGGTTAAACACTTCGGATGAAGATGCTGAAAAGTATATTAAAATATTTACGTTTTTAGATAAAGAAACTATTAATGCTTTAATTGCTGAACATAAAGAAGCACCACATCAAAGAGTTTTACAAAAGAAGTTAGCTGAAGAAGTAACAATTTTTGTACACTCTAAAGAAGAGTTAGATAAAGCAATTGCTGCTTCAAGCATTTTATTTGGTAAGTCAACAGCTGATGATTTAAAAAATTTAGACGAGCAAACTTTTTTAGATGTGTTTGACGGTGTGCCACAAGCAGAGGTGACGTCTGAGGACATAGCTGGAGGATTAGATATGATTGCAGCTTTAGCCGCTAAAACAGGATTCTTAAAATCAAACGGAGATGCGCGAAGAGCCTTAAAAGAGAATTCAATATCAGTAAATAAAGAAAAAGTAAGTGAAGATTTTGTAATCACTTCAAAAGATCTTATAGCTGATAAATACGTGTTATTACAAAGAGGTAAGAAAAATTACTTTTTATTAAAGGTAGCATAA
- a CDS encoding SDR family oxidoreductase, with the protein MILVTGGTGLVGSHLLYHLSQKNDKIRAIFRTEKKREYVKKIFSFYTDDVQQYFSKIEWIQADITDIPSLEPVFDNITQVYHCAALVSFNPKDYRKMRQVNIEGTANLINFAIDTNVNKFCFVSSIAAVGNAINGKPINEENEWVDSDENHGYAITKYGAEMEVWRGSQEDLSVVIVNPGVILGGGFWNEGSGKMFTQISNGFNFYTEGVTGFVGVNDVVKAMIDLMNSNIKNERFILVSENKSFKDVLFSIADNLNKKRPSKKVGKFVTSFFWKIDWLLTKLTGKEPLLTKNSAKSAHNKSFYTSKKIIEQLDFNFEPVNDVIVRVSKEFKK; encoded by the coding sequence ATGATTTTAGTTACAGGAGGAACAGGTTTAGTAGGCTCACATTTATTATATCATTTAAGCCAGAAAAACGACAAGATTCGAGCTATTTTTAGAACTGAAAAAAAGCGTGAATATGTTAAGAAAATCTTTTCTTTTTATACAGATGATGTGCAGCAGTATTTTTCTAAAATCGAGTGGATACAAGCTGACATTACTGATATACCTTCCCTAGAACCTGTATTTGATAACATCACACAGGTTTATCATTGTGCTGCATTGGTTTCTTTTAACCCAAAGGATTATAGAAAAATGCGTCAGGTAAACATTGAAGGAACTGCCAACTTAATCAACTTTGCTATTGATACTAACGTAAATAAATTCTGTTTTGTAAGTTCCATCGCTGCGGTTGGTAACGCTATTAATGGAAAACCAATTAACGAAGAAAACGAATGGGTTGATAGTGATGAAAATCATGGATATGCAATTACCAAGTATGGTGCTGAAATGGAAGTTTGGAGAGGTAGCCAAGAAGATTTAAGTGTAGTAATTGTGAATCCTGGTGTAATTTTAGGAGGAGGTTTTTGGAATGAAGGCTCTGGTAAAATGTTTACTCAAATAAGTAATGGATTTAACTTTTACACTGAAGGTGTTACTGGCTTTGTTGGAGTAAATGATGTGGTGAAGGCTATGATAGATCTAATGAATTCTAACATAAAAAATGAACGTTTTATTCTTGTTTCAGAAAACAAATCGTTTAAAGATGTTTTATTTAGTATTGCTGATAACCTAAATAAAAAGAGACCCTCTAAAAAAGTAGGAAAGTTTGTTACTTCATTTTTTTGGAAAATCGACTGGCTTTTAACAAAGCTTACTGGTAAGGAACCTTTACTAACTAAAAACTCTGCAAAATCTGCTCACAACAAATCGTTCTATACTTCTAAAAAAATTATAGAACAACTTGATTTTAATTTTGAACCAGTTAATGATGTAATTGTTAGAGTTTCTAAAGAGTTTAAAAAGTAA